Proteins from a genomic interval of Candidatus Binataceae bacterium:
- a CDS encoding acyl-CoA reductase has product MLNLPTPNQIVQGARSLEAATREPLTPPQVAEVLATVLTRWRDREFAPRHATIVRIAQHLGFSIPLLEESLDALLAPFTHDALAQLAARVAVRRETLGFVMAGNVVGAGLHEVVLGLLAGAGLLVKTASREPWFFAELARTLVHEDLRVGGRLQVFNWSRAHADLTRTLREVTDELVPYGDDATIAAVGGGEIVGFGSRLSAALVTRAAAHGGPVQQVARCLARDVTLFEQLGCLSPHQIFVECDSEGDAVDFAESLGHAMGDLADRLPPPLHLELEDAAILRSVRETARWRAIAGELVRTIEGPGLSWVVILDPEADLSAAPGLRCVRVSAIRNLADLATRLASARGKVEAFAVAGNGDNISSIRDLLAVLGVSYLAEPGAMQSPPLTWRHGGGWFLERMTVGQ; this is encoded by the coding sequence GTGCTGAACCTGCCCACCCCAAATCAGATTGTGCAGGGAGCGAGGTCGCTTGAAGCTGCGACCCGCGAGCCGCTCACTCCGCCGCAAGTCGCCGAGGTACTCGCTACCGTGCTGACGCGCTGGCGCGATCGCGAATTCGCGCCACGCCACGCGACGATCGTGCGAATTGCGCAGCACCTGGGGTTCAGCATTCCCTTGCTGGAGGAGTCGCTTGATGCGCTGTTGGCGCCGTTCACGCATGATGCCCTGGCGCAGCTCGCTGCGCGGGTCGCGGTACGGCGGGAGACGCTGGGCTTTGTCATGGCCGGCAACGTGGTCGGCGCGGGACTCCATGAAGTCGTGCTGGGCCTGCTCGCGGGAGCTGGGCTGCTGGTCAAGACCGCCTCACGCGAACCCTGGTTCTTCGCGGAGTTGGCGAGGACCCTGGTGCATGAGGACTTGCGTGTCGGCGGCCGGCTGCAGGTTTTCAACTGGTCGCGTGCGCATGCCGATCTCACCCGGACGCTGCGCGAGGTTACCGATGAGCTCGTCCCATATGGCGACGACGCGACCATCGCGGCAGTGGGCGGCGGCGAAATTGTCGGCTTCGGCAGCCGTTTGAGTGCCGCGCTCGTTACCCGCGCTGCTGCGCACGGCGGTCCGGTGCAGCAAGTGGCGCGCTGTCTGGCACGCGATGTGACCCTGTTCGAACAGCTCGGCTGTCTGTCACCGCACCAGATCTTCGTTGAGTGCGACAGCGAGGGAGACGCGGTGGACTTTGCCGAAAGTCTGGGCCACGCGATGGGCGACCTGGCGGACCGGCTACCACCACCCCTTCATCTGGAGTTGGAGGACGCCGCAATCCTGCGCAGTGTGCGCGAGACCGCTCGCTGGCGCGCGATTGCCGGTGAGCTGGTGCGCACGATCGAGGGGCCGGGGCTTTCGTGGGTGGTAATCTTGGATCCTGAGGCGGACCTGAGTGCCGCGCCCGGTCTGCGCTGCGTCCGCGTGAGTGCGATCCGGAATCTTGCGGACCTCGCTACCAGACTGGCATCGGCACGCGGCAAAGTGGAGGCATTTGCGGTTGCGGGAAACGGCGACAATATATCTTCGATACGGGACCTTCTGGCGGTGCTGGGAGTTTCATACCTTGCCGAACCCGGTGCGATGCAGTCTCCGCCGCTCACCTGGCGGCATGGTGGTGGCTGGTTTCTGGAACGGATGACCGTAGGGCAGTGA